In Hoeflea ulvae, one genomic interval encodes:
- the pssA gene encoding CDP-diacylglycerol--serine O-phosphatidyltransferase: MPTPFPPYEPHGPEDEELDEGRGPRLREIPFRMLVPNLITVLAICAGMTGIRLAFENRFELAVAMVLIAAFLDGIDGRVARLLKAQSKFGAQMDSLADIVNFGVAPALVLYVFILDQARSFGWIAAIVFAVAAGLRLARFNVISETTAKSEWQNYYFVGVPAPAGALLVLLPIYLGFLGMPIDKSTGFIAAGYTMFIGFLLVSRVPVFSGKGIGGGVRRDLVMPFILVAVVYVSLLMSFTWETLTLTAVGYLVSLPFGARAWSRKYGPISRLRSAQDGPSDAGEDPKD; this comes from the coding sequence ATGCCGACGCCGTTCCCACCCTATGAACCGCATGGTCCGGAGGATGAAGAGCTGGACGAGGGCCGCGGCCCGCGCCTGCGCGAAATTCCCTTCCGGATGCTGGTGCCCAACCTGATCACCGTGCTGGCAATCTGTGCCGGCATGACCGGCATTCGCCTGGCCTTTGAAAACCGCTTCGAACTGGCGGTCGCCATGGTGCTGATCGCAGCCTTCCTCGATGGCATCGACGGCCGCGTGGCGCGGCTGCTCAAGGCACAGTCGAAATTCGGCGCACAGATGGATTCGCTCGCCGATATCGTCAATTTCGGGGTTGCGCCTGCGCTGGTGCTTTATGTCTTCATTCTCGACCAGGCCCGGTCCTTCGGCTGGATCGCGGCAATCGTGTTTGCTGTTGCCGCCGGTCTGCGCCTGGCGCGGTTCAATGTCATTTCCGAAACCACCGCCAAGTCCGAATGGCAGAACTATTATTTTGTCGGCGTGCCGGCACCGGCGGGAGCGCTGCTGGTGTTGCTGCCGATCTATCTGGGCTTTCTCGGCATGCCGATCGACAAGAGTACCGGCTTCATTGCCGCCGGCTACACCATGTTCATCGGCTTTCTGCTGGTCAGCCGGGTTCCCGTGTTTTCCGGCAAGGGAATCGGCGGCGGTGTTCGTCGCGATCTGGTGATGCCGTTCATCCTGGTGGCAGTGGTCTATGTGTCGCTGCTGATGAGTTTCACCTGGGAAACGCTGACCCTGACAGCGGTTGGCTATCTGGTGTCGTTGCCCTTCGGGGCACGGGCCTGGTCGCGCAAATACGGGCCGATTTCGCGGCTCAGAAGCGCGCAGGACGGCCCGTCCGACGCGGGCGAAGACCCGAAAGACTGA
- a CDS encoding phosphatidylserine decarboxylase: MSIIDSVRNALVPVHREGYKFVAIFFGVSILLGWIADPLFWIGMVLTAWCAYFFRDPERVTPLDEDLVISPADGRVSSVVRMLPPPELGLGTDEMLRISVFMNVFDCHVNRAPVKGRVVRKVHSQGSFLNAELDKASTENERSGLVIDTTRHGEIGVVQIAGLVARRILCWAEQNEQLDAGERFGLIRFGSRLDVFLPASARSLVSVGQTAIAGETMLAEFGSDKGPVVSRRD, translated from the coding sequence ATGAGCATTATCGACAGCGTTCGCAACGCGCTGGTTCCGGTTCACCGGGAAGGCTACAAATTTGTCGCCATATTCTTTGGCGTATCGATTCTGCTGGGCTGGATCGCCGATCCGCTGTTCTGGATCGGCATGGTTCTGACCGCATGGTGCGCCTATTTCTTCCGCGATCCCGAACGGGTGACGCCGCTGGATGAAGATCTGGTGATCAGCCCTGCTGATGGCCGCGTCTCCTCGGTGGTGCGGATGCTGCCGCCGCCCGAGCTTGGTCTTGGCACCGATGAAATGCTGCGCATCTCGGTGTTCATGAATGTGTTCGACTGCCATGTGAACCGCGCGCCGGTCAAAGGCCGGGTTGTGCGCAAGGTGCACTCGCAGGGATCGTTCCTCAATGCCGAACTCGACAAGGCCAGCACCGAGAACGAGCGCAGCGGCCTGGTGATCGACACCACGCGCCATGGCGAAATCGGTGTGGTCCAGATCGCCGGACTGGTGGCGCGCCGCATCCTGTGCTGGGCCGAACAGAACGAGCAGCTTGATGCGGGTGAACGCTTCGGCCTGATCCGCTTCGGCTCGCGGCTCGACGTGTTCCTGCCGGCATCTGCCCGGTCCCTGGTCAGCGTCGGACAGACCGCGATTGCCGGCGAAACCATGCTTGCCGAATTCGGATCAGACAAGGGACCTGTGGTCAGCCGCCGCGATTGA